The DNA sequence TGCGCGCCCTCTCCAAAACCGCCACCGATGGCAAAGTCATCCCTAACATCATCATCAAGGATCCCACCTTAGCCAGCAAAACGCTGTCGCTCAACTTGCGCAATCTTCCCCTCACCGATGCCATTCAATACCTGGCAGATCTCGTGGGCGCTAAGACGGTTTACGATAAACACGCCGTCATGTTTACCAGCGCCGCCACCGTCGAAAATTAGCCGAACAAAACGGACATCGTTCGCTCCCCCCCCTCATTTGTAGGACGGGTGTGTCCGGCGGTAAGTCATCCCGGAAGCTCTAGCACCCTACCGCCGGATTACCCGTCTTTCTGGGAAGCCTCGCCTCCTCACCCAGCTACCAATTCAAGGAAAAACACCGAGTCTAACAAAAAGAAGGATACGAACAAAGGCTCTTGCCTCAGTCGCTTCACCTCATCAACCACACCCGACTCGCCACGGAAGTCCGACCCAATCATTCCTCCAAAAAAGGCGCGGGAAATTCCCGCGCCTCTTTAAATATCATTGTCGAAAGAGCTCTCTTTAGATCGCTACTTCTGCATCTTCATCCTGAGCATCCACCACAGGACGCAGGATCATCCCGGCGGCCACGGTGTTGTTCGTCTGCTCATCCACCAGCACAAAGCTACCCGTCGTTCGGTTCTTGGTGTAGGAATCAAAGAAGATCGGCGCAGATACACGCAAGCGGATGGAGCCGATGTCATTGAGACCGAACTCCTTGCTCTCCTGAGATTTCTCCAGCGTGCTGATGTTCACTTTGTAAAGCACATCCGTCACCACCGCACGGACCTCATTGGTCGTGTGGCGGAGGTGAAAGCGGCCACGTGGCTTCAGGGTCTTTTTGTCAGCAAACCAGCAGATCATCGCGTCGAACTCTTGGTTAGTCTCGACCGGCTCACTGGCCTTCACGATCATGCCGCCGCGGCTCGTATCAATTTCATCGGCCAGCGTCAGGCTGTAGCTGAGCTGAGGAATCGCTTCTTCCTGTGGGCCTTCAAAGGTATGGATACCGGTGATGGTGGACTTCATCGCGGACGGGTACGCGATGACTTCATCACCCACGCGGAAGGTGCCGCTAGCCATACGGCCGGCGAAACCACGATAGTCATGAAGGTTTCCCAAGCGAGCATCGGCCGCATCCGAGATGGGACGAATCACCCACTGGACAGGGAAACGAGCCGCATCTGCAGCCGTTTCGGCATGCACCTGCACGGTCTCTAAATGCTCCAGCAAGCTCGGGCCCGTATACCAAGGGGTATTGACGGAACGCTCCACCACATTGTCACCATTCAAGGCGCTCATCGGGATGGGGCAGATCTTCGGCAAGTTTTCCAAACCGCCGGCGAAGGCCATGTAGTCGCTGACAATCTTGTTATAAACCGCCTGATCAAAGTCCACCAAGTCCATCTTGTTCACCGCCAACACCACATGCCCAATCCGCAGCAAGCTAGCGAGGTAGGTGTGGCGCATGGTCTGCTCGATGACACCCAAACGAGCATCAATGAGGATGATCGCAAGGTCAGCCGTGGAAGCCCCGGTGACCATGTTGCGCGTGTATTGGATGTGACCCGGAGTATCCGCGATGATGAACTTGCGCTTCGGCGTGGCGAAGTAGCGGTAAGCCACATCAATGGTGATGCCTTGCTCACGCTCCGCGCGGAGGCCATCGGTCAAAAGCGCCAGGTTTACATGGCCATCACCACGGCGCTTGGAAGATTCCTCCACCGCGAGCAGTTGGTCCTCAAAAATGGATTTAGAATCGTAAAGAAGACGGCCGATAAGTGTGC is a window from the Prosthecobacter dejongeii genome containing:
- a CDS encoding sulfate adenylyltransferase subunit 1, with product MDVLVNPTESSLLRFTTAGSVDDGKSTLIGRLLYDSKSIFEDQLLAVEESSKRRGDGHVNLALLTDGLRAEREQGITIDVAYRYFATPKRKFIIADTPGHIQYTRNMVTGASTADLAIILIDARLGVIEQTMRHTYLASLLRIGHVVLAVNKMDLVDFDQAVYNKIVSDYMAFAGGLENLPKICPIPMSALNGDNVVERSVNTPWYTGPSLLEHLETVQVHAETAADAARFPVQWVIRPISDAADARLGNLHDYRGFAGRMASGTFRVGDEVIAYPSAMKSTITGIHTFEGPQEEAIPQLSYSLTLADEIDTSRGGMIVKASEPVETNQEFDAMICWFADKKTLKPRGRFHLRHTTNEVRAVVTDVLYKVNISTLEKSQESKEFGLNDIGSIRLRVSAPIFFDSYTKNRTTGSFVLVDEQTNNTVAAGMILRPVVDAQDEDAEVAI